A section of the Lepus europaeus isolate LE1 chromosome 10, mLepTim1.pri, whole genome shotgun sequence genome encodes:
- the TUBB1 gene encoding tubulin beta-1 chain encodes MREIVHIQIGQCGNQIGAKFWEVIGEEHGIDAAGSDCGASALQLERISVYYNEAYGRKYVPRAVLVDLEPGTMDSIRSSRLGALFQPDSFVHGNSGAGNNWAKGHYTEGAELVETVMDVVRSESENCDCLQGFQIVHSLGGGTGSGMGTLLMNKVREEYPDRILNSFSVMPSPKVSDTVVEPYNAVLSLHQLIQNTDACFCIDNEALYDICFRTLKLTTPTYSDLNHLVSLTMSGITTSLRFPGQLNADLRKLAVNMVPFPRLHFFMPGFAPLTAQGSQQYRALSVAELTQQMFDARNTMAACDPRRGRYLTVACIFRGKMSTKEVDQQLLSVQTRHSSCFVEWIPNNVKVAVCDIPPRGLNMAATFIGNNTAIQELFGRVSEHFSAMFRRKAFVHWYTSEGMDVSEFGEAESNIHDLVSEYQQFQDATAALEENEEAEMERDAEDPQP; translated from the exons ATGCGGGAAATCGTCCACATCCAGATCGGCCAGTGCGGCAACCAGATCGGAGCCAAG TTCTGGGAGGTGATCGGCGAGGAGCATGGGATCGACGCGGCAGGGAGCGACTGCGGGGCCTCTGCCTTGCAGCTGGAGAGAATCAGCGTGTACTACAACGAAGCCTACG GTAGGAAGTATGTGCCCCGAGCAGTCCTGGTGGACCTGGAGCCGGGGACGATGGACAGCATCCGGTCAAGCAGACTGGGGGCCCTCTTCCAGCCGGACAGTTTTGTGCACG GGAACTCTGGGGCTGGCAACAACTGGGCCAAGGGCCACTACACCGAGGGAGCCGAGCTGGTGGAGACCGTCATGGATGTGGTGCGGAGCGAGAGCGAGAACTGCGACTGCCTGCAGGGCTTCCAGATCGTCCACTCCCTGGGCGGGGGCACGGGCTCGGGCATGGGCACCCTGCTCATGAACAAGGTGCGCGAGGAGTACCCAGACCGCATCCTCAACTCCTTCAGCGTCATGCCCTCGCCCAAGGTGTCGGACACCGTGGTGGAGCCCTACAACGCCGTGCTGTCCCTCCACCAGCTCATCCAGAACACGGACGCCTGCTTCTGCATCGACAACGAGGCCCTCTACGACATCTGCTTCCGCACGCTCAAGCTCACCACGCCCACCTACAGCGACCTCAACCACCTGGTGTCCCTGACCATGAGCGGCATCACCACCTCCCTGCGCTTCCCCGGCCAGCTCAACGCCGACCTGCGCAAGCTGGCCGTGAACATGGTGCCCTTCCCACGCCTGCACTTCTTCATGCCGGGCTTCGCTCCGCTCACggcccagggcagccagcagTACCGGGCCCTGTCTGTGGCCGAGCTCACCCAGCAGATGTTTGACGCCCGCAACACCATGGCTGCCTGCGACCCCCGCCGGGGCCGCTACCTGACGGTGGCCTGCATCTTCCGTGGCAAGATGTCCACCAAGGAGGTGGACCAGCAGCTGCTGTCCGTGCAGACCAGGCACAGCAGCTGCTTCGTGGAGTGGATCCCCAACAACGTCAAGGTGGCCGTCTGTGACATCCCGCCCCGGGGGCTGAACATGGCCGCCACCTTCATAGGCAACAACACGGCCATCCAGGAGCTCTTCGGCAGGGTGTCCGAGCACTTCTCGGCCATGTTCAGGAGGAAGGCCTTCGTGCACTGGTACACGAGCGAAGGGATGGATGTGAGCGAGTTTGGGGAAGCCGAAAGCAACATCCACGACCTGGTGTCCGAGTACCAGCAATTCCAGGACGCCACGGCGGCCCTGGAGGAGAATGAAGAGGCCGAGATGGAACGAGACGCTGAGGACCCTCAGCCGTGA
- the ATP5F1E gene encoding ATP synthase subunit epsilon, mitochondrial, with protein MVAYWRQAGLSYIRYSQICAKAVRDALKTEFRANAEKTAGSNVKIVKVKKD; from the exons ATGGTGGCGTACTGGCGCCAGGCTGGGCTCAG CTACATCCGGTACTCGCAGATCTGCGCCAAGGCAGTGAGGGATGCGCTCAAGACCGAGTTCAGAGCGAACGCGGAGAAGACCGCGGGCAGCAACGTCAAGATTGTGAAAGTGAAGAAGGACTGA
- the PRELID3B gene encoding PRELI domain containing protein 3B, whose translation MKIWTSEHVFDHPWETVTTAAMQKYPNPMNPSVVGVDVLDRHVDPSGRLHSHRLLSTEWGLPSVVKSIIGAARTKTYVQEHSVVDPVERTMELKSTNISFTNMVSVDERLIYKPHPQDPEKTVLTQEAIITVKGVSLSSYLEGLMASTISSNASKGREAMEWVIHKLNAEIGELAASARGSIRGPDGGGGVRREMTAVLSGPMCRAVRTIRGRYCPMSLGSPEASTLKASTLELRPLWTKPEHSAAPRCGSSSLRERTHREGFYSSKDVHSCKITCSAEKPVF comes from the exons CCACCCATGGGAAACCGTTACAACGGCTGCCATGCAGAAGTACCCGAACCCGATGAACCCGAGCGTGGTTGGAGTGGACGTGCTGGACAGACACGTGGACCCGTCCGGAAGGCTGCACAGCCACAGGCTGCTGAGCACCGAGTGGGGCCTGCCCTCTGTCGTGAAGTCT ATTATTGGTGCAGCAAGAACCAAAACATATGTGCAAGAACATTCTGTAGTTGATCCTGTAGAGAGAACCATGGAGCTCAAATCTACGAAT ATTTCATTTACAAATATGGTTTCAGTAGATGAGAGACTCATATACAAGCCACATCCTCAGGACCCAGAAAA AACTGTCTTAACTCAAGAGGCCATAATCACTGTGAAAGGAGTCAGCCTGAGCAGCTACCTTGAAGGGCTGATGGCAAGTACGATATCCTCCAATGCCAGTAAA GGCCGAGAAGCGATGGAGTGGGTGATCCATAAACTGAACGCCGAGATTGGAGAACTGGCGGCGTCGGCGAGAGGGAGCATCCGGGGCCCCGATGGCGGCGGCGGCGTTCGCAGAGAAATGACGGCCGTGCTCTCCGGGccgat gtgcagggctgtCAGGACCATCCGAGGTCGGTACTGTCCAATGAGTCTCGGTTCTCCGGAGGCGTCTACACTGAAGGCGTCTACACTGGAGCTCCGCCCACTGTGGACCAAGCCCGAGCACAGCGCTGCGCCACGCTGTGGATCCAGCAGCCTGCGGGAGAGAACTCACCGAGAGGGATTCTACAGTTCTAAAGACGTTCATTCGTGTAAAATAACTTGCTCTGCCGAGAAGCCAGTGTTTTGA